The following proteins come from a genomic window of Accipiter gentilis chromosome 2, bAccGen1.1, whole genome shotgun sequence:
- the CIBAR1 gene encoding CBY1-interacting BAR domain-containing protein 1 isoform X2: MMLLGRGLDARDNQTRQIQDAVSNVEKHFGELCQIFAGYVRKTARLRDKADLLVNEIYAYAATETPNLKVGLKNFADEFSRLQDYRQAEVDRLEAKVVEPLKSYGTIVKLKRDDLKATLTAKNREAKQLSQLEKTRQRNPSDRHIIAESELHRASLDATRTTRQLEETIDNFEKQKIKDIKNIFSEFITIEMLFHGKALEIYTAAYQNIQNIDENEDLEVFRSSLYPPDYQSRLDIVRANSKSPLQRTGTLKSSLRTVQISSSMLRKDEEEEEEDEDEEEEEEEELDATKEVR; encoded by the exons GGACAATCAGACTAGACAAATACAAGATGCTGTTTCAAATGTGGAAAAACATTTTGGTGAATTGTGCCAAATATTTGCTGGATATGTTCGTAAAACTGCCAGACTACGAGACAAAGCAGATCTTCTAGTAAATGAAATATATGCATATGCAGCCACAGAGACACCAAACTTAAAAGTTGGACTGAAAAACTTTGCAGATGAATTTTCCAGACTTCAGGATTATCGCCAGGCAGAG GTTGACAGGCTTGAAGCCAAGGTTGTTGAACCTCTGAAAAGTTATGGGACCATAGTGAAGCTTAAAAGG gATGATCTTAAAGCAACTTTAACAGCAAAGAACCGCGAAGCCAAGCAGTTATCTCAACTGGAAAAGACACGTCAGCGGAATCCATCAGATCGACACATTATT GCTGAAAGTGAATTGCACAGAGCTTCACTGGATGCAACCCGAACAACACGGCAATTAGAGGAAACCATTGAtaattttgagaaacagaaaataaaggacATAAAA aaCATATTTTCTGAATTTATAACTATTGAAATGTTATTCCATGGGAAAGCTTTAGAGATATATACTGCTGCCTACCAAAATATCCAAAATATTGATGAAAATGAAGATTTAGAG GTTTTTCGGAGCTCACTTTATCCACCAGACTATCAATCTCGCTTAGACATAGTTCGTGCAAATTCAAAGTCCCCCCTGCAAAGAACTGGCACCTTAAAATCTTCATTGAGGACAGTAcag ATTTCCAGCAGTATGCTAAGAAAAGacgaagaagaagaggaggaagatgaagatgaggaagaggaggaggaggaggagttagATGCTACTAAGGAAGTGAGATAA
- the CIBAR1 gene encoding CBY1-interacting BAR domain-containing protein 1 isoform X1 produces the protein MMLLGRGLDARDNQTRQIQDAVSNVEKHFGELCQIFAGYVRKTARLRDKADLLVNEIYAYAATETPNLKVGLKNFADEFSRLQDYRQAEVDRLEAKVVEPLKSYGTIVKLKRDDLKATLTAKNREAKQLSQLEKTRQRNPSDRHIIAESELHRASLDATRTTRQLEETIDNFEKQKIKDIKNIFSEFITIEMLFHGKALEIYTAAYQNIQNIDENEDLEVFRSSLYPPDYQSRLDIVRANSKSPLQRTGTLKSSLRTVQQISSSMLRKDEEEEEEDEDEEEEEEEELDATKEVR, from the exons GGACAATCAGACTAGACAAATACAAGATGCTGTTTCAAATGTGGAAAAACATTTTGGTGAATTGTGCCAAATATTTGCTGGATATGTTCGTAAAACTGCCAGACTACGAGACAAAGCAGATCTTCTAGTAAATGAAATATATGCATATGCAGCCACAGAGACACCAAACTTAAAAGTTGGACTGAAAAACTTTGCAGATGAATTTTCCAGACTTCAGGATTATCGCCAGGCAGAG GTTGACAGGCTTGAAGCCAAGGTTGTTGAACCTCTGAAAAGTTATGGGACCATAGTGAAGCTTAAAAGG gATGATCTTAAAGCAACTTTAACAGCAAAGAACCGCGAAGCCAAGCAGTTATCTCAACTGGAAAAGACACGTCAGCGGAATCCATCAGATCGACACATTATT GCTGAAAGTGAATTGCACAGAGCTTCACTGGATGCAACCCGAACAACACGGCAATTAGAGGAAACCATTGAtaattttgagaaacagaaaataaaggacATAAAA aaCATATTTTCTGAATTTATAACTATTGAAATGTTATTCCATGGGAAAGCTTTAGAGATATATACTGCTGCCTACCAAAATATCCAAAATATTGATGAAAATGAAGATTTAGAG GTTTTTCGGAGCTCACTTTATCCACCAGACTATCAATCTCGCTTAGACATAGTTCGTGCAAATTCAAAGTCCCCCCTGCAAAGAACTGGCACCTTAAAATCTTCATTGAGGACAGTAcag CAGATTTCCAGCAGTATGCTAAGAAAAGacgaagaagaagaggaggaagatgaagatgaggaagaggaggaggaggaggagttagATGCTACTAAGGAAGTGAGATAA
- the RBM12B gene encoding RNA-binding protein 12B: MAVVIRLQGLPVVAGPADIRRFFLGLNIPDGGVHIIGGEIGEAFIIFATDEDARRAMSCSGGFIKDSRIELFLSSKAEMQNTIEMSRKQFDRGGRETMSGSRRTGTNGSGASGVGDVPHLVTAFPKGINKPGYGPPNHPEAGFHTNGTRHGDIGIPKSSYQSRKDSHLFNPDDLYLFLRGIPYSATEDEVRAFLSGIHVDGVILIKHRNGLNNGDCLVKFATPGDALEALKRHRQYMGQRFIEISPTTEERWIEYGGRVDIPNEIDHFLCEDHSPRSSGYMHSRKHSHSRSPRRQRTRSRSSPNQEYYIHLRNLSTNLEKRDLRAFFPDLDICSKQIKLLTDKHQRRTRDAFVMLRSERDYQAALECHRKVLLNRPVYIFPISRKSMLKIIDSCERKRSQDRDHPGQAIPEKSYREGHSGPKTCVYVRNFPFDVSKIEVQKFFARFDIDEDDIYLLYDDKGLGLGEALVKFKSEEQAMKAENLNRRRFLGTEVLIRLISEEQMQKFGVTIPLSAPNEMQGHSHPYDRGELSRPVGSPSGPPQGPPMHSFGPPGNFRHPSEFRHPPEDFMCPPKDFRGPPPLMDFGGDNEPFGRMEFGNNKMGSFPEGRFMPDPNFSGGSERVVPIRLKNLPFKATPNEILDFFYGYRVIPESVSVQYNEQGLPSGDAIVAMTNYEEAMAAINELNDRPIGPRKVKLSLL, translated from the coding sequence ATGGCTGTAGTCATCCGTTTACAGGGGCTTCCTGTTGTTGCGGGTCCTGCAGATATTCGTCGTTTCTTCTTGGGATTGAATATTCCTGATGGAGGTGTGCATATTATTGGAGGAGAGATTGGGGAGGCTTTTATTATATTTGCAACAGACGAAGATGCACGGCGTGCCATGAGCTGTTCAGGAGGGTTTATCAAGGACTCGCGCATAGAGCTTTTTCTcagcagcaaggcagaaatgCAGAATACCATAGAAATGAGCCGGAAACAATTTGACCGTGGGGGACGAGAAACTATGTCAGGCTCTAGAAGAACAGGTACTAATGGTTCTGGTGCATCGGGTGTTGGAGACGTTCCACATTTAGTCACGGCTTTtccaaaaggaataaataaaccTGGTTATGGTCCACCAAATCATCCGGAGGCTGGTTTCCATACCAACGGCACAAGACATGGTGATATAGGTATACCTAAATCAAGCTATCAGTCAAGAAAGGATTCTCATCTGTTTAACCCAGATGATCTTTACTTATTTCTACGTGGTATACCCTACTCTGCAACAGAAGATGAAGTACGTGCTTTCCTTTCTGGGATACATGTGGATGGAGTGATTCTGATAAAGCATCGCAATGGTTTAAACAATGGTGATTGCTTGGTAAAATTTGCTACGCCTGGTGATGCGTTAGAAGCACTTAAACGTCATAGACAATACATGGGTCAGAGGTTTATAGAAATTAGCCCAACTACAGAGGAACGGTGGATTGAATATGGTGGGAGGGTAGACATTCCAAATGAAATCGATCACTTTTTGTGTGAAGACCATTCTCCAAGAAGTTCAGGCTACATGCATTCAAGGAAGCATTCTCATTCAAGATCACCAAGGAGGCAAAGAACACGTTCTCGTTCATCTCCCAACCAGGAATATTACATACATTTAAGAAATCTATCTACtaacctggagaagagagatTTGAGAGCTTTCTTTCCTGATCTGGATATATGCAGCAAACAAATCAAGCTTCTAACAGATAAGCATCAGAGGAGGACTAGAGATGCCTTTGTGATGTTAAGGAGTGAGCGAGATTATCAGGCTGCTTTGGAATGTCATAGAAAGGTTCTTCTCAATCGTCCTGTTTACATTTTTCCAATTTCAAGAAAGTCAATGTTGAAAATCATTGATTCTTGTGAGAGGAAAAGATCACAAGACAGAGATCATCCTGGACAGGCCATACCAGAAAAAAGTTATCGGGAAGGTCATTCCGGCCCCAAGACGTGTGTTTATGTAAGGAATTTTCCATTTGATGTGTCAAAAATCGAAGTGCAAAAGTTCTTTGCGAGATTTGATATAGATGAGGATGATATTTACTTGCTATATGATGACAAAGGACTTGGGCTGGGAGAAGCATTAGTGAAGTTTAAATCTGAAGAGCAAGCCATGAAAGCAGAAAATTTAAATCGTCGAAGATTCTTGGGAACGGAGGTATTAATAAGACTTATATCTGAAGAGCAGATGCAGAAGTTTGGTGTAACCATACCATTGTCTGCACCAAATGAAATGCAGGGTCATTCACATCCATATGACAGAGGTGAGCTTTCCCGTCCAGTTGGTTCACCATCTGGGCCACCACAGGGGCCACCCATGCATTCATTTGGTCCCCCTGGGAACTTTAGGCATCCTTCTGAATTTAGGCACCCACCTGAGGACTTCATGTGCCCTCCTAAGGATTTTAGAGGTCCACCACCCCTCATGGATTTTGGTGGTGACAATGAACCTTTTGGCAGAATGGAGTTTGGGAATAATAAAATGGGAAGTTTTCCTGAAGGAAGATTTATGCCAGATCCAAATTTCAGTGGTGGTTCTGAACGTGTTGTTCCTATTCGATTAAAAAATTTACCTTTTAAAGCTACTCCTAATGAGATTCTGGATTTTTTCTATGGCTACAGAGTGATACCAGAGTCAGTTTCTGTACAGTACAACGAACAAGGATTACCTTCAGGTGATGCCATCGTTGCTATGACAAACTATGAGGAAGCTATGGCTGCTATTAATGAACTGAATGATAGGCCAATTGGTCCACGGAAAGTTAAGTTGAGCTTGCTGTGA